Proteins encoded by one window of Arabidopsis thaliana chromosome 2, partial sequence:
- the NRPE3B gene encoding DNA-directed RNA polymerase family protein (NRPE3B; FUNCTIONS IN: DNA-directed RNA polymerase activity, protein dimerization activity, DNA binding; INVOLVED IN: transcription; LOCATED IN: DNA-directed RNA polymerase V complex, DNA-directed RNA polymerase II, core complex; CONTAINS InterPro DOMAIN/s: DNA-directed RNA polymerase, insert domain (InterPro:IPR011262), DNA-directed RNA polymerase, dimerisation (InterPro:IPR011261), DNA-directed RNA polymerase, RpoA/D/Rpb3-type (InterPro:IPR011263), DNA-directed RNA polymerase, 30-40kDa subunit, conserved site (InterPro:IPR001514), DNA-directed RNA polymerase, RBP11-like (InterPro:IPR009025); BEST Arabidopsis thaliana protein match is: DNA-directed RNA polymerase family protein (TAIR:AT2G15430.1); Has 1357 Blast hits to 1356 proteins in 354 species: Archae - 243; Bacteria - 1; Metazoa - 278; Fungi - 347; Plants - 109; Viruses - 0; Other Eukaryotes - 379 (source: NCBI BLink).): MDGVTYQRFPTVKIRELKDDYAKFELRETDVSMANALRRVMISEVPTMAIHLVKIEVNSSVLNDEFIAQRLSLIPLTSERAMSMRFCQDCEDCNGDEHCEFCSVEFPLSAKCVTDQTLDVTSRDLYSADPTVTPVDFTSNSSTSDSSEHKGIIIAKLRRGQELKLKALARKGIGKDHAKWSPAATVTYMYEPDIIINEEMMNTLTDEEKIDLIESSPTKVFGIDPVTGQVVVVDPEAYTYDEEVIKKAEAMGKPGLIEIHPKHDSFVFTVESTGALKASQLVLNAIDILKQKLDAIRLSDNTVEADDQFGELGAHMREG, encoded by the exons ATGGACGGTGTCACCTACCAAAGATTCCCAACGGTGAAGATCCGTGAGCTTAAAGATGACTACGCCAAGTTCGAGCTTCGTGAAACCGACGTTTCAATGGCCAACGCTCTCCGTCGCGTAATGATCTCCGAAGTCCCCACCATGGCAATCCATCTCGTCAAAATCGAGGTTAATTCCTCTGTTCTCAACGACGAGTTCATTGCTCAACGACTTAGTCTCATCCCTCTCACTAGCGAGCGTGCTATGAGCATGCGGTTCTGTCAAGATTGTGAAGATTGTAATGGAGATGAACATTGCGAGTTCTGCTCTGTTGAGTTTCCCCTTAGTGCTAAGTGTGTTACTGACCAAACCCTAGATGTTACTAGTAGGGATCTCTACAGTGCTGATCCTACTGTTACTCCTGTTGATTTCACTAGTAACTCATCTACTTCTGATTCAAGCGAGCACAA ggGAATTATCATTGCGAAACTACGCAGGGGACAAGAGTTGAAGCTTAAAGCATTAGCTAGGAAAGGAATTGGGAAAGATCATGCGAAATGGTCTCCTGCAGCTACTGTTACGTATATGTATGAGCCTGACATTATTATCAATGAAGAGATGATGAACACTTTGACAGATGAGGAAAAAATTGACTTGATTGAGAGCAGTCCTACCAAAGTGTTTGGCATTGACCCAGTCACCGGACAG GTTGTGGTGGTTGATCCTGAAGCATACACTTACGATGAAGAAGTGATCAAGAAAGCTGAAGCAATGGGGAAACCGGGACTCATTGAGATCCATCCGAAACATGATAGTTTTGTATTCACTGTTGAGTCCACAGGTGCATTGAAGGCTTCTCAGCTGGTACTAAATGCCATTGATATCCTGAAGCAGAAGCTTGATGCAATCCGTCTCTCAGATAACACTGTAGAAGCCGATGATCAGTTTGGTGAACTCGGTGCCCATATGCGTGAAGGATGA
- the NRPE3B gene encoding DNA-directed RNA polymerase family protein (NRPE3B; FUNCTIONS IN: DNA-directed RNA polymerase activity, protein dimerization activity, DNA binding; INVOLVED IN: transcription; LOCATED IN: DNA-directed RNA polymerase V complex, DNA-directed RNA polymerase II, core complex; CONTAINS InterPro DOMAIN/s: DNA-directed RNA polymerase, insert domain (InterPro:IPR011262), DNA-directed RNA polymerase, dimerisation (InterPro:IPR011261), DNA-directed RNA polymerase, RpoA/D/Rpb3-type (InterPro:IPR011263), DNA-directed RNA polymerase, 30-40kDa subunit, conserved site (InterPro:IPR001514), DNA-directed RNA polymerase, RBP11-like (InterPro:IPR009025); BEST Arabidopsis thaliana protein match is: DNA-directed RNA polymerase family protein (TAIR:AT2G15430.1); Has 1353 Blast hits to 1352 proteins in 354 species: Archae - 242; Bacteria - 1; Metazoa - 277; Fungi - 354; Plants - 107; Viruses - 0; Other Eukaryotes - 372 (source: NCBI BLink).), whose protein sequence is MDGVTYQRFPTVKIRELKDDYAKFELRETDVSMANALRRVMISEVPTMAIHLVKIEVNSSVLNDEFIAQRLSLIPLTSERAMSMRFCQDCEDCNGDEHCEFCSVEFPLSAKCVTDQTLDVTSRDLYSADPTVTPVDFTSNSSTSDSSEHKGIIIAKLRRGQELKLKALARKGIGKDHAKWSPAATVTYMYEPDIIINEEMMNTLTDEEKIDLIESSPTKVFGIDPVTGQVNFDVL, encoded by the exons ATGGACGGTGTCACCTACCAAAGATTCCCAACGGTGAAGATCCGTGAGCTTAAAGATGACTACGCCAAGTTCGAGCTTCGTGAAACCGACGTTTCAATGGCCAACGCTCTCCGTCGCGTAATGATCTCCGAAGTCCCCACCATGGCAATCCATCTCGTCAAAATCGAGGTTAATTCCTCTGTTCTCAACGACGAGTTCATTGCTCAACGACTTAGTCTCATCCCTCTCACTAGCGAGCGTGCTATGAGCATGCGGTTCTGTCAAGATTGTGAAGATTGTAATGGAGATGAACATTGCGAGTTCTGCTCTGTTGAGTTTCCCCTTAGTGCTAAGTGTGTTACTGACCAAACCCTAGATGTTACTAGTAGGGATCTCTACAGTGCTGATCCTACTGTTACTCCTGTTGATTTCACTAGTAACTCATCTACTTCTGATTCAAGCGAGCACAA ggGAATTATCATTGCGAAACTACGCAGGGGACAAGAGTTGAAGCTTAAAGCATTAGCTAGGAAAGGAATTGGGAAAGATCATGCGAAATGGTCTCCTGCAGCTACTGTTACGTATATGTATGAGCCTGACATTATTATCAATGAAGAGATGATGAACACTTTGACAGATGAGGAAAAAATTGACTTGATTGAGAGCAGTCCTACCAAAGTGTTTGGCATTGACCCAGTCACCGGACAGGTTAATTTCGATGTTCTGTAA